One stretch of Bacteroidales bacterium DNA includes these proteins:
- a CDS encoding penicillin-binding protein activator LpoB, translating to MKQFVRLSIIYVLFSLIFISCGTQKRAVQRVSPDQEIDLSGRWNDTDSKLAAEALIQQVLGEKWISQFQQANNGERPVVIVGLIKNKSHEHISAETFIKDIEKAIIKNGSVRLVQAGDKREALRGERADQQDFASALTTKKWGLELGADFMMQGTINSIVDTYRDEKVTYYQIDLELSNLETNEIVWMGDKKIKKYITN from the coding sequence ATGAAACAATTTGTTCGATTATCAATAATTTATGTTCTGTTTTCATTAATATTTATTTCTTGCGGAACTCAAAAAAGAGCTGTTCAAAGAGTATCTCCCGACCAGGAAATTGACCTTAGTGGCAGATGGAATGATACTGATTCAAAATTAGCTGCAGAAGCATTAATTCAACAAGTATTAGGAGAAAAATGGATTTCACAGTTCCAGCAAGCTAATAATGGTGAAAGACCTGTTGTTATTGTTGGCTTAATTAAAAATAAAAGCCATGAACATATTAGTGCTGAAACTTTTATTAAAGATATTGAAAAAGCTATAATCAAAAATGGTTCAGTTCGATTAGTACAGGCAGGTGATAAAAGAGAAGCACTCAGAGGAGAACGAGCCGACCAGCAGGATTTTGCATCAGCCTTAACTACAAAAAAATGGGGACTTGAACTTGGTGCTGATTTTATGATGCAGGGTACAATTAATTCAATTGTTGATACCTACAGAGATGAAAAAGTTACATATTATCAGATAGACCTTGAATTATCAAATCTCGAAACAAACGAAATTGTTTGGATGGGTGATAAAAAAATAAAAAAATATATCACTAACTAG
- a CDS encoding four helix bundle protein — MMNNEKKNKRKFDLEDRLIDFAIRISEVAESLPNTALGKYIKGQMIRSGTSPALNYGEAQSSESTNDFVHKLKVVLKELRETLVCLKIIKRKPLITPVSKLSPIIEENNELISIFVKSIETAKKNSKKEKM; from the coding sequence ATGATGAATAATGAAAAAAAGAACAAGAGAAAGTTTGATTTAGAAGACAGATTAATTGATTTTGCTATCAGAATAAGTGAAGTTGCTGAATCTTTACCTAATACTGCATTAGGGAAATATATAAAAGGACAAATGATAAGAAGTGGAACATCACCTGCATTAAATTACGGAGAAGCACAGAGTTCAGAGTCTACAAATGACTTTGTTCATAAGTTAAAGGTAGTTTTGAAGGAATTGAGAGAGACATTAGTTTGTTTAAAAATAATCAAACGAAAACCTTTAATTACACCAGTAAGTAAACTAAGCCCAATAATTGAAGAGAACAATGAACTAATTTCAATATTTGTAAAAAGTATAGAAACTGCAAAAAAAAATAGCAAAAAAGAGAAAATGTAA
- a CDS encoding 4-hydroxy-tetrahydrodipicolinate synthase: MAKNKFIGTGVAIVTPFRKGGSIDFNAFKKHIEYLIKNNINYLVVLGTTGETATLSKDEQRAIIDFAIETVDKKIPIVMGIGGNNTQNIIDTIKNNDLNNIDAILSVAPYYNKPSQKGLYYHYKDIASASPVPVILYNVPGRTSVNINAETTLKLATEVDNIIAIKEASGNLSQIMKIIRDKPKDFLVISGDDALTLPMISLGGNGVISVTANAFPSQFSNMVNLALNGNYSEARKIHYQLIEIINTLFVDGNPSGIKAALNILDIIPNNLRLPLTTVSKATYIKLTKLIEEFNR, from the coding sequence ATGGCAAAAAACAAATTTATTGGAACAGGAGTAGCAATTGTAACTCCTTTTCGAAAAGGTGGAAGTATTGATTTTAATGCTTTTAAAAAGCATATTGAATATTTGATAAAAAACAATATTAATTATTTGGTTGTATTAGGAACAACCGGTGAAACTGCAACATTATCAAAAGATGAACAACGGGCAATAATTGATTTCGCTATTGAAACAGTTGATAAAAAAATACCTATAGTAATGGGTATCGGCGGAAATAATACTCAAAATATTATTGATACAATTAAAAATAACGATTTAAACAATATTGATGCAATATTATCGGTTGCACCATATTATAATAAACCAAGCCAAAAAGGATTATATTATCATTATAAAGATATTGCATCTGCAAGTCCTGTACCTGTTATTTTATATAATGTGCCGGGAAGAACATCGGTTAATATTAATGCAGAAACAACATTAAAATTAGCTACTGAAGTTGATAATATTATAGCTATTAAAGAAGCATCAGGAAATCTTTCTCAAATAATGAAAATAATTCGTGATAAACCAAAAGATTTTTTGGTTATTTCAGGTGATGATGCTTTAACTTTACCAATGATATCATTAGGCGGAAATGGTGTTATATCAGTAACTGCCAATGCTTTCCCTTCACAATTTTCGAATATGGTTAATTTAGCATTAAATGGTAATTATTCCGAAGCACGTAAAATTCATTATCAATTAATTGAGATAATAAATACTTTATTTGTTGATGGAAATCCTTCAGGAATTAAAGCTGCTTTAAATATTTTAGATATTATCCCGAACAATTTACGATTACCTTTAACTACTGTTAGTAAAGCTACTTATATCAAATTAACAAAACTAATTGAGGAATTTAACAGGTAA
- the secA gene encoding preprotein translocase subunit SecA — protein sequence MKLIDNVLNKFLGNKSERDIKEIMPYVEKIKEAYENIITLSNDELRQKTKELEERIVAHIKPDKDEIEKLKENIHKEKLDIDEREEVYDKIDKIEKHIDEKIENVLNDILPEAFSVMKETAKRFKENEKIEVIATDHDRDLAATRDSIEIKGDKAIYYNKWIAGGNEITWDMVHYDVQLIGGVILHQGKIAEMATGEGKTLVATLPVFLNALTHRGIHIVTVNDYLAKRDSEWMGTLFEFHGLKVDCIDKHQPNSDARRSAYKADVTYGTNNEFGFDYLRDNMAISQDDLVQRKHNYTIVDEVDSVLVDDARTPLIISGPIPKGDMQLFDELKPKVQKLYSVQKTLVTQILAEAKKLINDGDNEKGGKLLLRAFKGLPRNKAIIKYLSEQGSKTLMHKTENTYMQENSKNMHIVTDDLFFIIEEKNNTIELTEKGIDLITDDSDDSNFFILPDIGTEIAEIEKLDLKDNAKIAKKDELLRDYAVKSERVHTINQLLKAYALFEIDVEYVIMDNKVKIVDEQTGRILDGRRYSDGLHQAIESKENVKVEAATQTFATITLQNYFRMYNKLAGMTGTAETEAGELWDIYKLDVVVIPTNVQIIRDDRDDYIYKTNREKYNAVIEEIVGLVNEDRPILVGTTSVEISELLSRMLKMRGIRHNVLNAKLHQREADIVAEAGQPKTVTIATNMAGRGTDIKLTDHVKDVGGLAIVGTERHESRRVDRQLRGRSGRQGDPGSSQFFVSLEDNLMRLFGSDRIAKLMDRMGIKDGEVIQHSMISKSIERAQKKVEENNFGIRKRLLEYDDVMNSQREVIYSKRKHALHGERIGVDIANMMFDVCDSIVADFHGFASFDEFNLELIRLLSVESPIDEKEYLGANPEEIVEKIYKKLLESYKRKSEDIAKRAFPVIKDVYEKNSEVYENIVVPISDGARTFQIITNLKKAYETEGDELEKSFEKTLILVTIDEAWKEHLREMDDLKQSVQNATYEQKDPLLIYKFESFELFKTMIDKINKEIVSSLAKAHIPIQDSSGVREAQAKRRLDLSKYETSRRGDNIEQGKKEEKLQPVRVEKKVGRNEPCPCGSGKKYKHCHGKNQ from the coding sequence ATGAAATTAATAGATAATGTCCTAAATAAATTTTTAGGAAATAAATCCGAAAGAGATATAAAAGAAATAATGCCTTACGTTGAAAAAATTAAAGAAGCATATGAAAATATAATTACTTTATCAAACGATGAGTTAAGGCAAAAAACAAAAGAACTTGAGGAACGAATAGTTGCCCATATTAAACCTGACAAAGATGAAATTGAAAAGTTAAAAGAAAATATTCATAAAGAAAAACTTGATATTGATGAGCGTGAAGAAGTATATGATAAAATTGACAAGATTGAAAAACATATAGATGAAAAAATTGAAAATGTTTTAAATGATATTTTACCCGAAGCTTTTTCAGTAATGAAAGAAACTGCAAAAAGATTTAAGGAAAACGAGAAAATTGAAGTTATAGCAACTGACCATGACCGTGATTTGGCTGCTACACGCGATAGTATTGAAATAAAAGGTGATAAAGCAATATATTATAATAAATGGATTGCAGGTGGTAATGAAATTACCTGGGATATGGTTCATTATGATGTTCAATTAATTGGTGGTGTTATATTACATCAAGGAAAAATAGCTGAAATGGCTACTGGCGAAGGTAAAACATTGGTTGCTACATTACCGGTTTTCTTAAATGCATTAACACATAGGGGAATTCATATTGTTACTGTTAATGATTATCTTGCTAAGCGAGATTCAGAATGGATGGGCACTCTATTTGAATTTCATGGACTGAAAGTTGATTGTATTGATAAACACCAACCAAATTCAGATGCAAGAAGAAGTGCATATAAAGCAGATGTAACTTATGGTACAAACAACGAATTTGGATTTGATTATCTTAGAGATAATATGGCAATCAGTCAGGATGACCTTGTTCAACGTAAACATAATTACACTATTGTTGACGAAGTGGACTCCGTATTAGTTGATGATGCAAGAACTCCATTAATAATTTCAGGACCAATTCCTAAAGGCGATATGCAGCTTTTTGATGAACTAAAACCAAAAGTTCAAAAACTGTATAGTGTACAAAAAACATTAGTTACACAAATATTAGCTGAAGCAAAAAAGCTTATTAATGATGGAGATAATGAAAAAGGTGGTAAACTTCTGCTTCGTGCATTTAAAGGATTACCGAGAAATAAAGCCATAATCAAGTATTTAAGTGAACAGGGAAGTAAAACCCTGATGCATAAAACAGAGAATACGTATATGCAGGAAAATTCAAAAAATATGCATATTGTAACTGATGACCTGTTTTTTATTATTGAGGAAAAAAATAATACTATTGAATTAACTGAAAAAGGGATTGACCTGATTACAGACGATTCAGACGATTCAAATTTCTTTATTCTTCCTGATATCGGAACAGAAATTGCTGAAATAGAAAAACTGGATTTGAAAGATAACGCAAAAATTGCAAAAAAGGATGAGTTATTAAGGGATTATGCCGTTAAATCAGAAAGAGTTCACACCATAAACCAATTATTAAAAGCATATGCTTTGTTTGAAATAGATGTTGAATATGTTATTATGGACAATAAAGTTAAAATTGTTGATGAACAAACAGGACGTATCCTTGATGGCAGACGTTATTCCGATGGACTGCATCAAGCTATTGAATCAAAAGAAAATGTAAAAGTAGAAGCCGCTACTCAAACTTTTGCCACAATTACATTACAGAATTATTTCAGGATGTACAACAAACTTGCAGGTATGACCGGTACTGCCGAAACTGAAGCAGGTGAATTATGGGATATTTATAAACTTGATGTTGTTGTTATTCCAACTAATGTTCAGATAATCAGAGATGACCGTGATGATTATATCTATAAAACAAACAGAGAAAAATATAATGCTGTTATCGAAGAAATTGTCGGATTGGTCAATGAAGACAGACCAATATTAGTTGGAACAACTTCAGTTGAAATTTCAGAACTTTTAAGCCGCATGCTTAAAATGAGAGGTATCAGGCACAATGTTTTAAATGCTAAACTACATCAAAGAGAGGCTGATATTGTTGCAGAAGCAGGTCAGCCCAAAACGGTTACAATTGCTACCAATATGGCTGGACGAGGTACCGACATAAAACTTACCGATCATGTTAAGGATGTTGGAGGTTTGGCAATAGTCGGCACTGAGCGTCATGAATCAAGAAGGGTTGACAGGCAGTTGCGAGGTCGTTCAGGAAGGCAGGGAGATCCCGGTTCATCTCAATTCTTTGTTTCCCTTGAAGATAATCTTATGAGATTATTTGGCTCAGACAGGATTGCAAAACTAATGGACAGAATGGGAATTAAAGATGGTGAAGTTATTCAACATTCAATGATATCCAAATCAATTGAACGTGCCCAAAAGAAAGTTGAAGAAAACAATTTTGGTATTCGTAAAAGATTACTTGAATATGATGACGTTATGAATTCCCAGAGGGAAGTTATTTATAGCAAACGAAAACATGCTTTACACGGAGAAAGAATAGGAGTTGATATTGCCAATATGATGTTTGATGTTTGTGATAGTATTGTTGCTGATTTTCATGGATTTGCTTCTTTTGATGAATTTAACCTTGAATTGATAAGATTGTTATCAGTAGAATCTCCAATTGATGAAAAGGAATATTTAGGTGCTAATCCTGAAGAAATTGTTGAAAAAATATATAAAAAGTTATTAGAATCATATAAAAGAAAAAGTGAAGATATTGCAAAACGTGCATTTCCGGTTATTAAAGATGTTTATGAAAAAAACAGTGAGGTTTATGAAAATATTGTAGTTCCTATTTCTGATGGAGCAAGAACATTCCAGATTATTACAAATCTTAAAAAAGCTTATGAAACCGAAGGTGATGAATTAGAAAAATCTTTCGAAAAAACACTTATTTTAGTTACTATTGATGAGGCATGGAAAGAGCATCTTCGCGAAATGGACGACCTGAAACAATCAGTTCAAAATGCAACATACGAGCAAAAAGATCCTTTGTTAATATATAAATTTGAATCATTCGAACTGTTCAAAACAATGATTGACAAGATTAATAAAGAAATTGTTTCATCACTTGCAAAAGCACATATTCCAATTCAGGATTCAAGTGGTGTTCGCGAAGCTCAAGCAAAAAGAAGACTCGATTTAAGCAAATATGAAACAAGCAGAAGAGGTGATAATATTGAACAGGGGAAAAAGGAAGAAAAATTACAACCGGTAAGAGTGGAAAAAAAAGTAGGTAGAAATGAACCATGCCCATGCGGAAGCGGTAAAAAATATAAACATTGTCACGGAAAAAATCAATAA
- a CDS encoding GtrA family protein, with protein MLLKFIKFGIVGFSGLFVDFGITYLCKEKFKIQKYISNSIGFTCAASTNYFLNRIWTFQSKNPEIFREYTDFIIISIIGLGINNFMIWLLIKKYNLNFYISKAIAIVVTTIWNFVANFLYTFAR; from the coding sequence ATATTGTTAAAATTCATCAAATTTGGAATTGTTGGATTTTCCGGTTTATTTGTCGATTTTGGAATAACATATCTTTGTAAAGAAAAATTTAAAATACAAAAATATATTTCAAATTCAATTGGTTTTACATGTGCAGCAAGTACAAATTATTTTTTAAACAGAATTTGGACATTTCAAAGTAAAAATCCTGAAATATTCAGAGAATATACCGATTTTATTATAATTTCAATTATAGGATTAGGAATAAATAATTTTATGATATGGCTATTAATAAAAAAATATAATCTTAACTTTTATATTTCAAAAGCTATTGCTATCGTTGTAACAACAATATGGAATTTTGTTGCAAACTTTCTTTATACTTTTGCAAGATAA
- a CDS encoding amidohydrolase, with translation MNNNLNITIIQSDIIWENIDKNLSDFTEKIKNIDHNTGLIVLPEMFTTGFSMKSKDLAEETNGKGLKWMKQMAADKNCYITGSMIMHEKNNYFNRLIWMKPDGKFSTYDKGHLFRMEKEDMHYKKGKNKIIVKINEWRICPLICYDLRFPVWSRNKGDYDILIYIANWPESRKEVWKKLLYARAIENQCYVIAVNRIGKDGTGISYSGDSMIIDPKGNKISNTEPYKDNIETVSISLDELNDFRKAFPVGLDADNFEIIK, from the coding sequence ATGAATAATAATCTAAATATCACGATAATACAATCAGATATTATCTGGGAAAATATTGATAAAAATCTTTCAGATTTTACTGAAAAAATCAAAAACATAGATCATAATACCGGTTTAATTGTCTTACCGGAAATGTTTACAACTGGTTTTTCAATGAAATCAAAAGATTTAGCTGAAGAAACAAATGGGAAAGGATTAAAATGGATGAAACAAATGGCTGCTGATAAAAACTGCTATATTACAGGAAGCATGATAATGCACGAAAAAAACAACTATTTTAATCGATTAATCTGGATGAAACCGGATGGAAAATTTTCAACTTATGATAAAGGGCATTTATTCAGAATGGAAAAGGAAGACATGCATTATAAAAAAGGAAAAAACAAGATAATTGTAAAAATAAATGAATGGAGAATTTGTCCTTTGATATGTTATGACCTTCGTTTTCCGGTATGGAGCAGAAACAAAGGAGATTATGATATTTTAATATATATTGCAAACTGGCCTGAAAGCAGGAAAGAAGTCTGGAAAAAATTGCTTTATGCAAGAGCTATAGAAAATCAGTGTTATGTTATTGCAGTTAATCGTATTGGTAAAGATGGTACAGGAATTTCATATTCAGGTGATTCAATGATAATTGACCCTAAAGGAAATAAAATAAGTAATACCGAGCCATACAAAGATAATATTGAAACGGTTTCAATTTCTTTAGACGAGTTAAATGATTTTAGAAAGGCTTTTCCTGTTGGTTTAGATGCAGATAATTTTGAGATTATAAAATAA
- a CDS encoding SAM-dependent methyltransferase — protein MQGKLYLIPSTLGGNSIDDVIPLNIKNIINKINFYIVENVRTARRYLKKLEIQTSIDNLTFFTLNKHTSSNDIINYLDPIFNNNDIGIISEAGLPGIADPGAEIVKIAHQKKIDVIPLTGPSSITLALMASGMNGQNFSFVGYLPIKQNERIKKIRFLEKKSKTENQTQIFIETPYRNDSLLADILINCNSHTFLCIATDITLENEFIKTKTINNWKKKMPKLNKRPTIFLLHQ, from the coding sequence ATGCAAGGTAAACTTTATTTAATCCCTTCAACTTTGGGTGGAAATTCTATTGATGATGTAATTCCTTTAAATATCAAAAATATAATTAATAAAATAAATTTTTATATAGTTGAAAATGTACGGACAGCGAGGAGATACCTGAAAAAATTAGAAATACAAACTTCAATTGACAACCTGACTTTTTTTACATTAAATAAACATACTTCATCGAATGATATAATAAATTATTTAGATCCGATTTTTAATAATAATGATATTGGTATTATATCAGAAGCAGGATTACCCGGAATAGCCGATCCGGGAGCTGAAATTGTTAAAATTGCTCATCAAAAAAAGATTGATGTTATTCCTTTAACAGGACCATCATCAATAACTTTAGCTTTAATGGCTTCAGGAATGAACGGACAAAACTTTTCATTTGTAGGCTATCTGCCCATAAAACAGAATGAAAGAATAAAAAAAATCAGGTTTCTCGAAAAAAAATCAAAAACCGAAAATCAAACACAAATATTTATTGAAACTCCATATAGAAACGATAGTCTTTTAGCAGATATTCTAATTAATTGTAATTCGCATACTTTCCTTTGTATAGCAACTGATATTACATTAGAAAATGAATTTATAAAAACAAAAACTATTAATAACTGGAAAAAGAAAATGCCAAAATTAAATAAGCGTCCTACAATATTTTTATTGCATCAATAA
- a CDS encoding T9SS type A sorting domain-containing protein gives MKYFKLIFIVISLMFLITNIKAQYNNIAEVLSSGGGETTGGIYSNFGVMGEAFVDFPVTGGNYITSIGFLFYASGIPILIDELNFNNQSISIFPNPTNEIINIEIKSQKIKLFNAEIYNIQGKLIFMKQYKSNSINIDISDLSKGIYLLKLKDENGSIIKTKKIVKE, from the coding sequence ATGAAATATTTCAAATTAATTTTTATCGTAATATCTCTGATGTTTTTAATTACAAACATTAAAGCACAATATAATAATATTGCAGAAGTGCTTTCTTCAGGCGGTGGAGAAACTACCGGTGGAATTTATAGTAATTTTGGAGTAATGGGTGAAGCATTTGTTGATTTCCCTGTTACTGGTGGAAATTACATTACTTCTATTGGTTTTCTTTTTTATGCTTCTGGAATTCCAATATTGATTGACGAATTAAATTTCAATAATCAAAGTATTAGCATATTCCCAAATCCGACAAATGAGATTATTAACATTGAGATTAAATCACAAAAAATAAAATTATTTAACGCTGAAATATATAATATTCAAGGCAAATTAATCTTTATGAAACAATACAAATCAAACTCAATAAATATTGACATTTCGGATTTGTCAAAAGGAATATACTTACTAAAACTCAAAGATGAAAATGGTAGTATTATTAAAACTAAAAAGATTGTGAAAGAATAA
- a CDS encoding DUF4160 domain-containing protein, producing MLNKNKYRFFFNSREEQRQHVHIATSDGTAKVWLEPIISLSRGKRK from the coding sequence ATACTGAATAAAAATAAATATAGGTTTTTCTTTAATAGCAGGGAAGAACAAAGACAACATGTTCATATTGCAACATCTGATGGTACAGCAAAAGTATGGCTTGAACCAATTATTAGTTTATCAAGAGGAAAACGAAAATGA